From Paenibacillus physcomitrellae, the proteins below share one genomic window:
- a CDS encoding TetR/AcrR family transcriptional regulator, which yields MTGKRGRPRSIETEKSILQASFELLLEMGFASVTIEKIAERAGVSKATIYKWWPNKAAVVMDGFLSGVSKRLPVPDTGSVYEDLLKHAAYVVSFLTSIEGKVLSEIIGEGQSDPTLAEAYQTRYFAPRRAEAKQIIARGIERGELNKEIDMDLFIDLIYGPFFYRLIMTGGELNEAYVHQIVNAAFYGIRTKTP from the coding sequence TTGACAGGAAAAAGAGGACGTCCGCGCAGTATAGAAACCGAAAAATCCATCTTGCAGGCTTCCTTCGAGTTGCTGCTGGAAATGGGATTTGCTTCGGTAACGATTGAAAAAATCGCCGAACGGGCAGGGGTCAGCAAAGCGACGATCTATAAATGGTGGCCGAATAAAGCGGCTGTGGTCATGGACGGATTTCTGTCGGGCGTATCCAAAAGATTGCCTGTACCCGACACAGGTTCCGTATACGAGGATCTACTGAAGCATGCGGCTTATGTCGTTTCGTTTCTGACCAGCATCGAAGGAAAGGTTCTGTCCGAAATCATCGGCGAAGGCCAGTCCGATCCGACGCTGGCTGAGGCTTATCAAACGCGGTATTTTGCCCCTCGGCGTGCAGAAGCCAAACAAATAATTGCGCGGGGGATCGAACGGGGGGAACTGAACAAGGAGATCGACATGGATTTGTTTATTGACCTGATCTACGGGCCGTTTTTCTATCGGCTGATCATGACGGGCGGCGAATTAAACGAAGCTTATGTCCATCAGATTGTGAATGCGGCCTTTTATGGGATCCGGACCAAAACCCCTTAG
- a CDS encoding carbohydrate ABC transporter permease, producing the protein MEVLLYIFAVLFLIILIYPLYFIIIASFSDPSSVANGQVWFYPKGFTLDGYTELLKHKNIWVGYRNTILYTIVGTAIGLAVNIAAAYALSRKDLVGRKFLSLFFIFTMFFSGGLIPTFLTVRDFHMYDTFLVMVLPFSVIVYDIIVARTFFQTSIPGDLWEAAQIDGCGNLRYFFQVVLPLSKAIIAVLGLWIAVGYWNSYFNALIYLKNPNLYPLQLILRNILITNQMQSGMGTGEAAQIALRLASMMKYSVIIVATVPILCVYPFIQKYFNQGVMIGAVKE; encoded by the coding sequence ATGGAAGTGCTGCTGTACATCTTTGCGGTATTGTTCCTGATTATCCTGATCTACCCGCTGTATTTCATTATTATTGCATCCTTCAGCGATCCGTCTTCGGTGGCGAACGGCCAGGTGTGGTTTTATCCGAAAGGGTTTACACTGGATGGATATACCGAGCTGTTGAAGCATAAAAACATCTGGGTCGGCTATCGCAACACGATTCTGTATACGATCGTCGGCACGGCGATTGGACTTGCGGTCAACATCGCGGCGGCCTACGCCTTATCGCGCAAAGATCTGGTGGGCCGGAAGTTTTTGTCCTTGTTTTTTATCTTTACGATGTTCTTCAGCGGCGGGTTGATTCCAACGTTCCTGACCGTCCGCGATTTTCACATGTACGATACATTCCTCGTGATGGTGCTTCCTTTTTCGGTGATTGTCTACGATATTATCGTGGCCCGGACTTTTTTTCAGACGAGTATTCCGGGGGATTTGTGGGAAGCGGCGCAGATCGACGGCTGCGGCAACCTGCGGTATTTCTTCCAAGTCGTCCTGCCGCTCTCGAAAGCGATTATTGCGGTGCTTGGCTTATGGATTGCGGTCGGCTATTGGAACTCATATTTTAACGCTTTGATTTATTTGAAAAATCCCAATCTGTATCCGCTGCAGCTCATCCTGCGCAACATTCTGATCACCAATCAGATGCAGTCAGGCATGGGCACGGGCGAAGCGGCGCAAATTGCGTTACGTCTGGCCAGCATGATGAAATATTCGGTTATCATCGTGGCAACAGTGCCGATTCTGTGTGTCTATCCGTTCATCCAGAAGTATTTCAACCAGGGGGTGATGATCGGCGCTGTGAAGGAATAA
- a CDS encoding sensor histidine kinase: protein MAAEKANKQYPIRHYVKIMFLISFIVLVLDFVISLATISIVKQQSTRYLQDTADLYINRINHDFAYISHYMGWTLANDESVTTMTGYPLNSWEFFKAGESLHKRFTELQRNYGQEYNFFLYLKNQDYFLNYAPISIPYGDYQDLKEQITSDLLSSNVQDNEIYERFYSKWTPVMVRGKYYMISIAPYQDSYMIALISADNLISPLRQINLGEDGLASFVAEDGTSLTSPILNNGTRLTPEEAQASQSPPSFLNLIQTRTTVDGEFTNATFHVKLVIQFGTFEKIVIAQLLILLLALIIAGNLAFILMYFRRKVLTPIKRFSYNLSFWTEDGETIDMESSKIIELEKANTQFQHLVGQIKKFKIDLYERELEKQRIQLDYMKLQINPHFFLNCLTSIYSMAQMQMYEEIENMAMSTSKYFRYIFQNGENFVRLEDEIDHVRTYLDIQRHRYQNALSFRIERDTVEDTGESENEGKGADQGKRGNDTGAQTDAGLIPPLVLQTFIENAVKYGVSRTREAQIILKLQRKAAADPPVKEQEYPASAPPRNLIQIADNGPGFPPDVLEALRQGRPLDQSKGTHIGIMNTLQRLESLYRQQASVTFSNLATGGACVTIDLPVYPPE from the coding sequence ATGGCTGCCGAAAAAGCGAACAAACAATATCCGATCCGTCATTACGTCAAAATCATGTTTCTGATCTCGTTTATCGTGCTGGTGCTCGATTTCGTCATCAGCCTTGCTACCATATCCATCGTCAAGCAGCAGTCCACCCGCTATCTGCAGGACACGGCAGATCTGTACATCAACCGGATCAACCACGATTTCGCCTACATCAGCCACTATATGGGATGGACGCTGGCCAACGACGAAAGCGTGACGACCATGACCGGCTATCCGCTGAACAGCTGGGAGTTTTTTAAGGCAGGCGAAAGCCTGCATAAGCGGTTTACGGAGCTGCAGAGGAATTATGGCCAGGAGTATAACTTTTTCTTGTATTTGAAGAATCAGGATTATTTCCTGAACTACGCGCCGATCAGTATTCCTTACGGCGATTACCAGGATCTGAAAGAGCAGATTACGTCCGATTTGCTGAGCTCCAATGTGCAGGACAACGAGATTTATGAACGGTTTTATTCCAAATGGACGCCGGTGATGGTACGGGGAAAATATTACATGATCAGCATCGCTCCTTATCAGGACAGCTACATGATCGCGCTCATCTCGGCCGATAACCTGATCTCGCCGCTGCGGCAGATCAACCTTGGCGAAGACGGCCTGGCTTCGTTTGTCGCCGAAGATGGAACCAGCCTGACCAGCCCCATTCTGAATAATGGAACCCGGCTGACTCCTGAAGAAGCCCAGGCCAGCCAGTCGCCGCCTTCCTTCCTGAATCTGATTCAGACCCGGACGACGGTGGACGGCGAATTTACGAATGCCACCTTCCACGTGAAGCTGGTCATTCAATTTGGCACCTTCGAGAAGATCGTCATCGCCCAGCTGCTGATCCTGCTGCTGGCCTTGATCATTGCCGGCAATCTGGCTTTTATCCTGATGTACTTCAGACGCAAGGTGCTGACCCCGATCAAACGCTTCTCCTATAATCTGTCCTTCTGGACGGAGGATGGGGAGACGATCGACATGGAGAGCAGCAAAATTATTGAGCTGGAGAAAGCCAACACCCAGTTCCAGCATCTGGTGGGCCAGATCAAGAAGTTCAAGATTGACCTGTATGAACGGGAGCTTGAGAAGCAGCGCATCCAGCTGGATTACATGAAGCTGCAGATCAACCCGCATTTCTTCCTGAACTGCCTGACCAGCATCTACAGCATGGCGCAGATGCAGATGTATGAGGAGATTGAAAATATGGCGATGTCGACGTCCAAATATTTTCGGTATATTTTTCAGAACGGGGAAAATTTCGTGCGGCTTGAGGATGAGATCGACCATGTCAGGACGTATCTCGACATTCAAAGGCACCGTTATCAGAACGCCCTCTCTTTCCGGATTGAAAGGGACACTGTTGAGGACACTGGCGAAAGCGAGAACGAGGGCAAGGGCGCGGACCAAGGCAAGCGTGGAAATGATACTGGCGCCCAGACGGACGCCGGCCTGATTCCGCCGCTGGTGCTGCAAACCTTTATCGAAAATGCGGTCAAATACGGTGTATCCCGGACCCGCGAGGCCCAAATTATATTGAAGCTCCAGCGCAAGGCAGCAGCTGATCCGCCGGTTAAGGAACAGGAGTACCCGGCTTCTGCGCCGCCGCGGAACCTCATTCAGATTGCCGACAACGGCCCCGGCTTCCCGCCGGACGTTCTGGAGGCGCTGCGTCAAGGACGCCCGCTGGATCAGTCCAAAGGCACGCATATCGGCATTATGAACACGCTGCAAAGGCTGGAGTCCCTTTACCGGCAGCAGGCTTCCGTCACCTTCTCGAATCTGGCAACCGGCGGGGCCTGCGTGACGATTGATCTTCCGGTTTACCCGCCGGAATAA
- a CDS encoding extracellular solute-binding protein, translated as MGKWLNKKSGKMLGAVVLATSLVVGLAGCGGSNNANNTAASATDSFNKEGLPIVNEPVTLKVLTMRWGNMGDTFTQNQWLKDLEKNTNVKIEWQVVSSNDWAEQKSIMLASGTLPDIILGDQTFSDSDIVNNLSYFRPLDDYIDQYMPNLKAAMAETPELKKISTFPDGKIYSLPTRLPSRPKTKNQPVINKTWLDKLGLQVPDNTDDLYNVLKAFKTQDPNGNGKADEIPYTETGLGMDFLNPFGITDINANNMMIKDGKPVYYPITDEYKEALKYANKLYAEGLLDKELFTQDASMTSAKQQNADAPIVGFTNQWTPDAVFGKWSDQYVTIPPIAGPDGKRYNPGDPNGMSFNRNELLITTSCKYPEVAARWADQFYTNEASIQNFWGAIGTVIKKNDDGTYSLMDPPAGTSADAWYWDQSLRDFGPKYVSPSFEQNIKLSEKTGDGLKLQLDKLGSDYVTTPYPNVMYTADEFKELPTLTTDIDTYVSTMRAVWVTKGGIDEGWDAYVKKLNDMGLDQLMKIRTDAYDRYMSVK; from the coding sequence ATGGGCAAATGGTTAAACAAAAAGTCCGGCAAAATGCTCGGCGCAGTTGTGCTGGCAACATCGCTGGTCGTAGGGCTCGCCGGCTGCGGCGGCTCGAACAACGCGAACAACACGGCGGCCAGCGCAACCGACAGCTTCAATAAAGAAGGGCTGCCGATCGTTAATGAGCCGGTTACCTTGAAAGTGCTGACGATGCGCTGGGGCAATATGGGCGATACGTTTACGCAAAATCAGTGGCTGAAGGATCTTGAGAAGAACACCAACGTCAAAATCGAATGGCAGGTCGTTTCCTCAAACGACTGGGCCGAGCAGAAATCGATCATGCTGGCGAGCGGAACGCTGCCGGACATCATCCTTGGCGACCAGACGTTCTCCGATTCCGATATCGTTAACAACCTGAGCTACTTCCGTCCGCTGGACGATTATATCGACCAGTACATGCCGAACCTGAAAGCGGCTATGGCGGAAACGCCGGAGCTGAAGAAAATCAGCACGTTCCCGGACGGCAAAATCTATTCGCTGCCAACCCGGCTGCCATCCCGTCCAAAAACGAAAAACCAGCCGGTCATCAACAAAACCTGGCTCGACAAGCTGGGACTGCAGGTGCCGGACAATACCGACGACCTGTACAACGTTCTGAAAGCGTTTAAAACCCAGGATCCAAACGGCAACGGCAAAGCGGACGAAATTCCGTACACCGAAACCGGCCTGGGCATGGACTTCCTGAATCCGTTCGGCATTACCGACATCAATGCGAACAACATGATGATCAAGGACGGCAAGCCGGTGTATTATCCGATTACCGACGAATATAAAGAAGCGCTGAAATACGCCAACAAGCTGTATGCGGAAGGCTTGCTGGACAAAGAGCTGTTCACTCAGGACGCCAGCATGACCTCGGCGAAGCAGCAGAATGCAGACGCACCGATCGTCGGTTTCACGAACCAATGGACGCCTGACGCCGTATTTGGCAAATGGAGCGACCAATACGTAACGATCCCGCCGATCGCCGGACCGGACGGCAAACGCTACAACCCGGGCGATCCGAACGGCATGAGCTTTAACCGCAACGAGCTGCTGATCACCACGTCCTGCAAATATCCGGAAGTCGCTGCACGCTGGGCTGACCAGTTCTACACGAACGAAGCCAGCATCCAGAATTTCTGGGGCGCCATCGGCACGGTCATCAAGAAAAATGATGACGGCACGTATTCCCTGATGGACCCGCCGGCCGGCACAAGCGCGGACGCTTGGTATTGGGATCAATCCCTGCGTGACTTCGGACCTAAATACGTAAGCCCATCCTTCGAGCAAAACATCAAGCTGAGCGAAAAAACCGGTGACGGCCTGAAGCTTCAGCTCGACAAACTCGGCAGCGACTACGTAACAACACCATATCCGAATGTTATGTACACCGCTGATGAATTTAAAGAGCTGCCGACGTTGACCACGGACATCGATACTTATGTGTCCACGATGCGTGCGGTTTGGGTCACCAAAGGCGGCATTGACGAAGGCTGGGATGCCTACGTGAAGAAGCTGAACGACATGGGGCTGGACCAGCTGATGAAGATCCGCACCGACGCTTATGACCGGTATATGAGCGTGAAGTAA
- a CDS encoding glycoside hydrolase family 31 protein, with protein sequence MNPIIQTKQEAGLPEHLKLEVQPAADQEAVVADEHYRFTVLTPQLIRMEYSESGRFEDRATQTVVNRLYPVPEFEVIDQEHRLQIMTKYLRVEYDKGPFTRHGLSIQVRNGDGHLLSVWRYGDAELNWDGTGANLGGTARTLDNADGAIPLEPGLLSRSGYSVIDDSRSLVLKEDGQVEPREAAGAAGLDLYLFGYGHEYLACLRDFYHLCGRTPLLPRYALGNWWSRYYRYTEDEYKVLFERFGQEQIPFSVAVLDMDWHLVEIDPQYGSGWTGYTWNRELFPDPKGLLEWLHQNGQRVTLNVHPADGVRAFEEPYLAMAADLGVDIEQGEAVEFDITDPKFLQAYFKYLHHPLEEEGVDFWWIDWQQGGVTKVPGLDPLWMLNHYHFLDSGRRGSRKITFSRYAGLGSHRYPVGFSGDTIVTWESLDFQPYFTATASNAGYGWWSHDIGGHMLGYLDDELAARWVQFGVFSPILRLHSSASPFNSKEPWRFNPIAEQVMKQHLRLRHRLLPYLYTMNRYASRDGLPLVQPMYYRHAKQHEAYEVPNQYYFGTELIACLVTRPMHREIGVAEVKAWLPEGRWIDFFKGRVYDGGRKLSLYRDLEHIPVLAKAGAIVPMADFPEFTHSTENPAQLEVRIFAGADGRFELWEDAGDTAEDRDENWCRTEMVWTWEAAEDGQGSSLTILPAEGNLSVVPERRSWKLVFCGVAETEVKVLLNEVKGACAGGVSETNGAAESSNGAKESARVIDSSYDEQTHTLTVMVPEVSVNESLTVRLADARLAENRVVDEVFALLDRAQIRFQLKEQIYKLVKETPAPSLALPSLAAMELELALYGALCEILCARY encoded by the coding sequence ATGAATCCAATCATACAAACCAAACAAGAAGCAGGGCTGCCGGAGCATTTGAAGCTTGAGGTTCAGCCGGCTGCCGATCAGGAGGCGGTCGTGGCCGATGAACATTACCGGTTTACGGTGCTGACGCCGCAGCTGATCCGCATGGAATACAGCGAAAGCGGCCGGTTTGAAGACCGGGCGACGCAGACGGTGGTGAACCGTTTATATCCGGTGCCAGAATTTGAGGTCATCGATCAGGAGCACCGGCTGCAGATCATGACGAAGTATTTGCGGGTCGAATACGACAAAGGACCGTTTACACGCCACGGCCTGAGTATTCAGGTCCGGAACGGGGATGGGCATCTGCTGAGCGTCTGGCGTTACGGGGATGCTGAGCTTAATTGGGATGGAACGGGGGCTAATCTAGGCGGTACTGCGCGTACGCTGGATAATGCCGACGGGGCCATTCCACTGGAGCCGGGATTGCTGTCGCGTTCCGGTTACTCGGTGATCGACGACAGCCGCTCTCTTGTGCTGAAGGAGGACGGGCAGGTAGAGCCGCGGGAAGCAGCAGGAGCAGCCGGGCTGGACCTCTATCTGTTTGGTTATGGGCATGAATATTTAGCCTGCTTAAGAGATTTCTATCATTTGTGCGGCCGAACACCGCTGCTCCCGCGCTATGCGCTTGGCAACTGGTGGAGCCGGTATTACCGCTATACGGAGGACGAATACAAAGTTTTATTCGAGCGGTTCGGGCAGGAGCAGATTCCTTTCTCCGTGGCCGTGCTGGACATGGACTGGCATCTCGTCGAGATTGACCCGCAGTACGGCAGCGGATGGACGGGGTATACGTGGAACCGGGAGCTGTTCCCTGATCCGAAGGGCCTGCTGGAATGGCTGCATCAGAACGGACAACGTGTAACATTGAACGTGCACCCGGCCGACGGGGTAAGAGCGTTTGAGGAGCCTTATCTGGCGATGGCCGCCGACCTTGGCGTGGATATTGAACAAGGCGAAGCTGTCGAATTCGATATCACCGACCCTAAATTTCTGCAGGCGTATTTCAAATACCTGCACCATCCGCTGGAGGAGGAAGGGGTGGATTTCTGGTGGATCGACTGGCAGCAGGGCGGAGTTACCAAGGTGCCGGGCCTGGATCCGCTGTGGATGCTGAACCATTATCATTTTCTGGATAGCGGGCGCCGCGGCAGCCGAAAAATAACCTTCTCCCGTTACGCAGGCCTCGGCAGTCACCGGTATCCGGTCGGTTTCTCCGGGGATACAATCGTGACATGGGAATCGCTGGACTTCCAGCCGTATTTCACGGCTACAGCCTCTAATGCCGGTTACGGCTGGTGGAGCCACGATATCGGCGGGCATATGCTCGGTTATCTCGACGACGAGCTGGCGGCTCGTTGGGTGCAGTTCGGCGTGTTCTCGCCGATTCTGCGCCTGCACAGCTCGGCCAGTCCTTTTAACAGCAAGGAGCCTTGGCGTTTCAATCCTATCGCGGAACAAGTGATGAAGCAGCATCTGCGCCTGCGCCACCGTCTGCTGCCTTACCTCTACACGATGAACCGTTACGCCAGCCGCGACGGTCTTCCGCTGGTGCAGCCGATGTATTATCGGCATGCGAAACAACACGAGGCTTACGAAGTGCCTAACCAATATTACTTCGGTACCGAGCTGATCGCCTGCCTGGTTACCCGGCCGATGCACCGGGAGATCGGCGTGGCCGAAGTTAAAGCCTGGCTGCCGGAAGGGCGCTGGATTGACTTCTTTAAGGGCCGGGTCTATGACGGTGGCAGGAAGCTTTCGCTGTACCGGGATTTGGAGCATATCCCGGTATTGGCGAAGGCGGGCGCTATCGTGCCTATGGCCGATTTCCCCGAGTTCACCCATTCAACCGAAAATCCGGCGCAGCTGGAGGTCCGCATTTTTGCGGGAGCTGACGGGCGGTTTGAGCTATGGGAGGATGCCGGAGACACGGCGGAGGATCGGGATGAGAACTGGTGCCGGACGGAAATGGTATGGACGTGGGAAGCTGCGGAAGACGGGCAAGGCAGCTCCTTGACGATTCTGCCGGCCGAAGGGAACCTGAGTGTTGTTCCTGAACGACGCAGCTGGAAGCTGGTGTTCTGCGGGGTAGCGGAGACTGAGGTTAAGGTATTGCTAAATGAGGTTAAGGGAGCCTGCGCTGGCGGTGTTAGCGAGACTAATGGAGCCGCGGAATCTTCCAATGGAGCTAAGGAATCTGCCAGAGTTATTGATTCCAGTTATGACGAGCAAACTCATACGCTGACGGTCATGGTGCCGGAGGTATCCGTGAATGAATCTTTGACGGTTCGTTTGGCAGATGCCCGTTTGGCGGAGAACCGAGTGGTGGATGAGGTATTTGCACTTCTGGATCGTGCTCAGATACGCTTCCAGCTGAAGGAGCAGATTTATAAGCTTGTGAAGGAGACGCCAGCTCCTTCCCTGGCGTTGCCGTCTTTAGCTGCGATGGAGCTGGAGCTGGCGCTGTATGGAGCTTTGTGTGAGATTTTGTGTGCGAGGTATTGA
- a CDS encoding ABC transporter permease, with translation MRAGQPAVSGQKWGQIRRNWGLYLLLLPAVVLSLLFAYKPMYGVLIAFKDYSPALGIGGSPWAGFKYFDKFFHSYQFSTTIKNTLIISVYSLVTFPIPILLALMVNQMRGNRFKRFFQTVSYMPHFISTVVMVGLMLILLSPSSGLLGSVYRLFGAEAPDLMGSSGWFSSLYVWSDVWQHVGWDSIIYIAALSAVDPSLYEAATVDGASRWHKVRYIDIPMLMPTAITLLILRVGGLLGVGFEKVYLMQNDLNITSSEILSTYVYKIGLLSSQYSFSSAINLFNTVINFILLILVNQISKKFSENSLW, from the coding sequence ATGAGAGCCGGTCAACCTGCAGTCTCAGGACAAAAATGGGGACAGATCCGAAGAAATTGGGGCTTGTATTTGCTGCTGCTTCCCGCTGTGGTGCTGTCGCTGCTGTTCGCTTACAAGCCGATGTACGGCGTGCTGATTGCTTTTAAGGATTACAGTCCGGCGCTGGGCATCGGGGGCAGCCCGTGGGCAGGGTTCAAATATTTTGATAAGTTTTTTCATTCGTACCAGTTCTCGACTACCATTAAAAATACGCTGATTATCAGCGTGTACAGCTTAGTTACGTTTCCAATTCCGATTCTGCTGGCGCTGATGGTTAACCAGATGCGGGGCAATCGGTTTAAGAGGTTTTTCCAGACAGTGTCGTATATGCCGCATTTCATCTCCACGGTGGTTATGGTCGGCCTGATGCTGATTCTGCTGTCGCCAAGCAGCGGTCTTCTTGGAAGCGTATACCGCTTGTTCGGCGCTGAAGCGCCCGATCTGATGGGTTCCTCCGGCTGGTTCAGCAGCTTGTATGTCTGGTCGGACGTGTGGCAGCATGTCGGCTGGGACAGCATCATTTATATCGCGGCTTTGTCTGCGGTAGATCCAAGCTTGTACGAAGCCGCAACCGTGGACGGTGCAAGCCGGTGGCACAAGGTAAGATATATCGATATTCCGATGCTGATGCCTACGGCCATCACGCTGCTCATTCTGCGGGTGGGCGGACTGCTGGGTGTAGGGTTTGAGAAGGTCTACCTGATGCAAAATGACCTCAACATCACGTCCAGCGAGATTCTGTCGACATACGTGTATAAGATTGGCCTGCTGAGCAGCCAATACAGCTTCTCCTCGGCGATCAACCTGTTTAATACGGTTATTAACTTTATTTTGCTGATCCTGGTCAACCAGATTTCCAAAAAGTTCAGCGAAAACAGCCTGTGGTAG
- a CDS encoding helix-turn-helix domain-containing protein produces MNAFPADANPAGTTIMVRGDGRSEAGGIKKDSHANEVDRRNESDRNGPDTQSDTVPLSSSAFPAPYPALRALIVDDDYFVVTALERKINWRSLNIEQVYTAHNVAQAREILQQHPVHILISDIEMPQGSGLELLAWIREMNYSVQAILLTNYADFNYAQKAIELQSFEYFLKPIEFDKLMLIIQKAVQRVKEQQSAQRAIQEGQYWQRNQSKMLEHFWRKLISDSSSSLIKPAVLAESIREQNLDYRLDDKVQPLMFHLFPHNGSMGSQEKGLFDFALQNVFYELFQQPSFSVDTMLEYKDDHWMAMLKWKGAPEQDLLRELCASFLQKARPYLKCEACCTIALPSQMEGVSLCIRQLLTMDSEMVQARNEIYDVQDYLELAREPAEYAAPDLAHWEELLNRNQPEVLLAETSRYLRGRLSHRMLNVSVLSLFRLDLVQLVYSFLKMKGIQAHKLYTGKTHEQLLAQSLNSIEDMEAFVQDLVTTAMEYRDFTERATSVVEEIKQHILSHYGDELSRNDLAEIVYLNPDYLARLFKKETGISLGSYVIQVRIAAAKQLLETTSLSVYAVANKVGYGNYSYFSKLFKQAVGCSPNEYKKEQQGSF; encoded by the coding sequence ATGAACGCTTTTCCCGCGGATGCAAATCCGGCTGGAACGACAATAATGGTCCGGGGGGACGGAAGGAGCGAAGCCGGTGGCATAAAAAAGGACAGCCATGCAAACGAGGTCGATCGCCGGAACGAGAGCGACAGAAACGGACCGGACACACAATCGGACACTGTCCCTTTGTCCTCTTCTGCCTTTCCGGCTCCTTATCCCGCCCTCCGCGCGCTGATCGTGGACGACGACTATTTTGTCGTGACCGCGCTGGAGCGCAAGATCAACTGGCGCTCCCTGAATATTGAACAGGTCTATACGGCGCATAATGTCGCCCAGGCTCGGGAAATTTTACAGCAGCATCCGGTTCATATCCTGATATCCGACATCGAGATGCCGCAGGGCAGCGGTCTGGAGCTGCTCGCCTGGATTCGGGAAATGAACTACAGTGTGCAGGCCATCCTGCTGACCAATTACGCCGATTTCAATTACGCCCAGAAAGCGATCGAGCTGCAAAGCTTTGAATATTTCCTGAAGCCTATTGAATTCGATAAGCTGATGCTGATCATCCAGAAGGCGGTTCAGCGCGTGAAGGAGCAGCAGAGCGCCCAGCGGGCGATCCAGGAAGGCCAATACTGGCAGCGCAACCAGTCCAAAATGCTGGAGCATTTCTGGAGGAAGCTCATTAGCGACAGCTCCTCTTCCCTGATTAAACCGGCCGTACTTGCCGAGTCCATCCGGGAACAGAACCTCGATTACCGGCTGGATGATAAGGTGCAGCCCCTGATGTTCCATCTGTTCCCGCATAACGGGAGCATGGGCAGCCAGGAGAAAGGGTTGTTCGATTTCGCGCTGCAAAATGTGTTTTATGAGCTGTTTCAGCAGCCGTCTTTTTCCGTGGACACGATGCTTGAATACAAGGACGACCACTGGATGGCCATGCTGAAATGGAAGGGGGCTCCGGAGCAGGACCTGCTGCGGGAGTTATGCGCCTCTTTCCTCCAGAAGGCCCGCCCTTATCTCAAATGCGAGGCCTGCTGCACGATTGCGCTGCCCTCGCAGATGGAAGGCGTCAGCCTCTGCATCCGGCAGCTGTTAACCATGGACAGCGAAATGGTACAAGCCCGGAACGAAATATACGATGTGCAGGATTATTTGGAGCTTGCCCGGGAGCCAGCCGAATATGCCGCGCCTGATCTGGCCCACTGGGAGGAGCTGCTGAACCGCAACCAGCCTGAAGTTCTGCTGGCCGAAACCTCCCGTTACTTAAGGGGAAGGCTCAGCCACCGCATGCTGAACGTGTCCGTGCTCAGTTTGTTCCGGCTGGATCTGGTGCAGCTCGTTTATTCTTTTCTGAAAATGAAAGGCATTCAGGCCCACAAGCTGTACACCGGCAAAACGCACGAGCAGCTGCTGGCCCAATCCCTTAATTCGATTGAGGACATGGAAGCTTTCGTTCAGGATTTGGTCACTACCGCGATGGAGTACCGGGACTTTACGGAACGGGCCACGTCCGTAGTCGAGGAGATCAAACAGCATATCCTGAGCCACTATGGAGATGAGCTGTCGCGCAATGATCTTGCCGAAATCGTTTACCTGAACCCCGATTACCTGGCGAGATTGTTTAAGAAAGAAACGGGCATTTCCTTGGGCAGCTATGTGATCCAGGTCCGTATTGCCGCCGCCAAGCAGCTGCTGGAGACTACTTCCCTGTCGGTATACGCGGTAGCCAACAAGGTCGGATACGGGAACTATTCGTATTTCTCCAAGCTGTTTAAGCAGGCCGTCGGCTGCTCGCCGAATGAATATAAGAAAGAGCAGCAGGGCAGCTTCTAA